The window CGGCTGTTATTGATATCGACAAGGAGATTTCGTCTTGGCCATGTCATGAAGTGTTTTTTCATCGCGGCGAACCCTGTCCATTTTGTCCGATACGCGATCTGAAACCAGAAAAAGAACCACTTGTTTTCAGCATGTGTGACGCGTCTGGAGTGGGGTGGGATATCGCGGCAATCCATGCACCGCAGGGAACTTTTGTGTCCGCAGGGAGAAATGACGGGTCATTCGGGATGGATGGACAAGCCCCTGCCGATTCTCCCAAAACAGACCCCGATGCGGTCAGAGCCCGTACCCATCGTCAACTCACGCGACTTCGGGAAACACTTCGTCGAGAAAAAGATACCCTGCTGGCTGCCTTGGAGAATTTACCGGTTCTGGCTGTGGTTTTGGGCCGGGATAACTTGCTGCTTTTTGCGAACAGCGCCTTTACGGCCATAACGGGATATACACTGGAAGACGTGCCGGATTTGGATACGTGGTTGATAAAGGCCTATCCCGATCCGACCTATCGGACATTTGTTCAATACGTATGGCAAGGCGATCGAAGTCAGGGGAAAAGTCGACGACGATTTACGATTCATCGGAAAGATGGCGAGGCGCGGTCCATCGATTTTCATATTATGTATCTTGCCGATGGCCGCAGCATTGTTTCAGGAAATGACGTCACGGATGCTCTTTTGGCCGAAGAAGCATTGAAAGAAAGTGAAACGCGTTTACGTTTGGCTCTCGAAGCAACTTCAGACGGTGTATTCGACTTTTATTTGACAACGGGGGCAATGTACACCAGCCCGGGATGGGTGGAGCGTTTGGGCTATGCCGCGTCGCAAGAGCAGGACCAGATTGAGTTCTGGAAATCATTGATTCATCCCGAGGACATGCATCGCGTGCAGAAGCTGTTTGCCGCACATGCATCTGGGGAAACAGCTTTTTTTCGATGTGAGATGCGCCTCAAAACCCGAGAAGGCGGCTGGCGCTGGACATTGTCTCGGGGGCGGGTGATGGAGTGGGATGAAGGACGCCCCACGCGTTTGGTCGGTTCGCACATGGATATCGAGGAGTACAAACGTACTGAAGCGGCCTTACGCGAGAGTGAGAAAAAGTATCGTGAGCTTTTCGAGCATATTTCGGGGGGGATTTTTCAAAGCACACCGGAAGGTCGTTTTCTCAATGCCAACCCGGCCATGGCTCGTATTCTTGGCTACGACAGCGTTGAGGACATTCTGCAAGTCGATGACCTCGCCAGGGTGATTTATGACGATTTGTTAGACCGGGAAGCCCTTATGCACATCTTAGAAGATTATAGTCGGGTGCAGGGGTATGAAGTGCGAGCAGTACGGAAGGATGGTCGGCATATTTGGTTATCTTTGACCGCTAATGCGGTGCGCGATGAGTCCGGCCGGTTTGTCCGAGTGGAAGGTATCGCTGAAGATGTCACGGCGAGACGACGAGCCGAAGATGAACGTATGCTGCTTGTTGCCGCCGTGGAGCAATCGGCCGAAGGTGTCGTCATCACCAATAGTATCTGGCAAGTCGAATATGCGAATCCGGCGTTTGGTGAAATCATTGGGGTCCACCCCAAAGATATTATCGGCCGCAATGTGTTTGCCTTGTCCAATGCCACGCCCGATCCATCTATGGAAGAGGCTATTCAGTCGGAAATCGAACTGCATGCCGAGTGGTCCGGACTTGTCCGAGGAAAACGTGACGCTCCATTTGTGGTGGAAACGGTTATTGCTCCGGTTCGTGACGATTTCGGTCGGGTCACTTCATATATTATACTGGCACGTGACGTCACGTATGAAGACCGGTTGGAAGACCGATTACGGCAAAGCCAAAAACTTGAAGCCATTGGTACGCTTGCTGGTGGCATTGCTCATGATTTCAACAATATTTTGACTCCGATCATTTTGAATACTGAAATTGCACTGTTTGATATCGATGAGGACGCCCCAATTCGTGGGCCGCTTGAGGATGTTATACGAGCAGGGGAACAAGCCCGCGACCTTATTAAGCAAATTTTGACGTTTAGTCGTCAGGGAGAAGAGGCGAGGCATCCCTTGTTTTTGGCGCCGGTCATCAAAGAAACGCTCAAGCTTATTCGAGCCAGTTTGCCACCGTCTGTAGAAATTGAGCAAGATCTTGATGACGCGGGGTATCAGGTTTTGGCAGGGCCGGCGCAGATACATCAAATCGTTATGAATCTCTGCACAAATGCCACGCATGCCATGGGATTACGCGGCGGAAGGTTGTCCTTGCGCTTGCAGCATAGAGACATTGTCAATCCGAAAACCCAAGCTCGTAGTCCCGAAGTGCGACCAGGAAGCTATTTATGTTTGGATGTGACCGATAGCGGTCATGGAATGAATTCGGATATCGTCGATCGCGTGTTTGAACCGTTTTTTACCACGAAGAAACCTGGTGAAGGTACGGGGATGGGGTTGGCTACGGTCCATGGCATTGTGAAATCGCTTGGCGGAGCGGTCTGGATAGAAAGCGAGTTGGATCAAGGGACAACCGTTCATATCTATTTCCCCGCGATATCAGCGACCAATGAAAGGCATGACCCCAAGCCGATCGACCCGCTGCCAAGAGGACGAGAACACATTCTTATTGTCGACGATCGGGGACATTCCTTGGCGTCGTGTTCCACCACGTTGGAACGACTGGGGTATACCGTGAGTGCGGTGAAAAATCCTGTTCGGGCCGCAGCCATGGTCCAGGCTGAGCCTGATGCGTTCGATCTATTGGTGACGGATCATCTCATGCCGGAGATGAACGGTTTTGAATTGGCGAAAAAAGTTCTGTCCATTCGCCCGGATTTACCGATTATCGTCCTGACAGGATTTACCGGACGTTTCCTGAAGGCCGATGTTATCGAACAAGGGCTGACGGATGTGGTTTATAAACCCGTCGCAGCTTCCCCGCTTGCAAAGGCGGTACGTGCGGCATTGGATCGAAGCCGTCGGCATGTGACCGGGAAAGGCAGAGTCCATGGGCATTATGATACGTTGTTTGATGGGAAATGATGCGATGAAAGTGCAGTGTATCGTATTTCTTTTTTTAGCGTGGCTTGTGGTTGGCCCTGTCGTCTGCCATGCGGGCATGAATGACTTGAAGCTGCAGGACAGTGAGACCGCGGGTGCCATGTCGACGAGCCGGCAATGTGTCGTCGTGACATCGTCTGGTTGGAAGCGTTCTCGTGGGCGGCTCATGGTGTTTCAACGCGATACGCTCACCGCTCCGTGGCGAATGGTCGCGGGACCGTATAATGTCATGTTGGGATTAGCTGGAATGGGATGGGGCGTCGGACGTCATGGGGTGGGGCGACCGGAGGGCCTGGATGGACCGGAGAAACGGGAAGGGGACTTGCGTTCTCCGGCTGGAGTGTTCGATCTGTCGTTCGTATTTGGAGAAACGCATCGTCCAGGATTGGCTATGCCGTTTGTTGCGACACATCAGGATATAGTGTGTGTCGATGATGGAGCGAGCCGCATGTATAATCGTTTCGCTCGTGCTTCGTCAGCAGACAAAGACTGGCGATCCAGTGAAAATATGATGCGGCCTGATGGACAATATCGATTGGGTGTTTTTGTTGAACATAATCCTTCTCCTGCAAAGCCGGGGATAGGGTCATGTATTTTTCTTCACGTTGTCTCGCCTTCCGGCCGTGGAACATCGGGATGTACCGCGATGACACAAGCCCAGCTTGAGCAGGTTGTCGAACGGCTTGACCCCGCGTTACATCCTGTGCTCGTTCAGTTGCCCATGGCAGTCTATACAACCTGGCAAGCTGTTTGGGCGAATGCACCACGTCTTCAATAAAAAACGTGACAATCTCAGGGGAAATTTCTAGTCTATACGATTCCCGATGTCTTGATGTCTCACGCCGCTTGTGCGGCGTTGTTGCATAATCGATATTTCATCCTTTCATTCCCCGAGTATATCACATGACGCGCTCATTACCGTCGCCTTTGTCCCCCGAACAACTTCGCGCCGCGTGCGCTTTGGATAGTCTGCCGGTGGCCGAAGGCTCTGTTGAAATTACTGGTCAACCGTTAGCCGCATTGCATCCTCGCGCAGCCACAGCGCTGAAAACAGCGCTCACCATCGACAGCCCGGAATACAATATTTATTTAGCTGGCGATCCTCATTTGGGCCGGACTCGGTTCCTCAAGGAATTTTTTGAACCAGTGGCGAAAGCCGCCCCGACACCGCCGGACTTCGTCTATGTTTATAATTTTGATGATCCGGACAAACCGAAAATTATTTCGCTCGATCCAGGGCAGGGCAAAGCACTGAAAGCCGAACTGGCGGAAGTGATAGACAACCTGCGTGAAGAGATCCCCATGCGGTTCGAACAAGAGTCTCATGTGGCCAAACAAAACATGCTTGCGAAAACCCATCAGACCATACGTGAAGATCTCCATGCAGAAATGGAAGATTTGGCGAGGGAAGAAGGGTTTAGCATGGACTTCGAGGAATCGGGAACGGTGACGTTGTATCCGGTTATCGAAGGCAAGGCTGTCGGGGGCGAGGATTTTGAACGCTTGCCTTCGGAAATGAAGAAGAGCTTGCGTGCCAAGATTGAAAATATGATGGATCAGTTCAGCGACATTATGCGTCGAGTGAACAAAGAAGATCGGGGATACCGCGAGCAAGAAAAACGTCTTGAACGCGACACGGCCGATCAGGTGCTGTCTGAATTTCTTGACCCGCTCATTGAACGGCATGGACACGTCAAGGACGCGGCGGAGTATTTCGAGGGATTACGGGAAGATATTCTCGATAATCTCGATGCGTTCTTGCCGCGTGGTGAGAGTGCTGCACAGAGCTTTGATCAAGCGCAGGCAGGTGATGACGTTCTGGATCGATACGAAATCAATGTTTTTGTCGATAACAGTCAGACGACGGGGGCTCCCGTTATTATCGAGGGGAATCCTGCCTATTTCAACCTTATGGGATCCATTGAGCGCGAATCTGAGATGGGGGCGCTCTTCACGTCATATCGGCTTATTAAGGCCGGTTCGTTACATAAAGCGCACGGTGGATATCTGATCATCAAGATTGATGATTTGCTGCGCCATCAAGGTTCTGCGTGGGAAGCACTGCTGCGTGCGTTGCGCTTGGGACGTTCTCCGGTGGAAGACCCGGCCGAGTCTGGGGAACAAACGCGGACCAAAACGATTGAACCCGAAGCCATGCCAGCCAAGGTACGGGTCATTCTTGTGGGGACGGACGAGGAGTACGAGTACTTATTGTACGGCGAAGAACGTTTCCGCAAATTGTTCAAGATCAAAGCACACATGCAGAATGATGTCGATCGGACGTCGGAAAATATTGGTCATATTCTGGCGGTGATCAATGGTATTTTGTCTTCGGACAAGCTGCTGCCATTCAGTCGCAAGGGACAAGCTGCACTTATCGAACATCTGTCGAGCATGGCCGATGACCAGGAAAAGCTGTCGCTGCATTTCCCGTTGTTGCGGGAATTGTTGATTGAAGCTTCGGCAATCGCTGCGGGACAACAAAAGGCTGCTGTTGATGACGTCGATGTGGAGACGGCACGCCGGGCCGCGCTGTTCCGGAATGATTTGTTTCAAGAAGAATTTTTGAGTGAATATGACCGTGAGATGATCAAGGTCTCCACCACGGGCCAAGCCATTGGTCGGGTGAACGGGTTGGCCGTGCGTATGTTCGGTGATCATGCGTTCGGGTTGCCGCACCAGATTGCCTGTACCGTCGGCGTGGGGCATGGCGGCATCCTCGATTTGGAACGAGAAGCTGAGCTTGGCGGGCCGATCCATACCAAGGCCATGATGATCTTGAAGAGCTATCTCATTAGCTTGTTTGCGCGAGACAAACCGCTGGTGCTCACCGGTGCGCTCTGCTTCGAGCAAAGCTACGTGGAAGTGGAAGGCGACTCGGCATCGGGAGCGGAACTGGCGGCGTTGCTGTCGGCGTTAGCGGAACGGCCAATTCATCTTGGGTTTGCGTTTACCGGCGCTGTCAGCCAGTCGGGCGCTATTCTGGCGGTCGGCGGGGTGAATCAGAAGATCGAAGGCTTTTTCGCGGTCTGTAAACGCCGCGGCCTGACGGGCTCACAAGGAGTGCTGATTCCGAAAGATAATGTGGTGAACCTTATGCTGCATCCGGATGTTATCGATGCCGTCAAGGCAGGACAGTTCCATATCTATCCGGTGGAAAACATCGAACAGGCGATGGAATTGTTGACCGGTCTGCCCGCCGGCCTTGATCCCCATAGGCCGGGCCTCTTCGCGCTGGATAGCCTCTATGCGTTGGTTGATGAACGCCTCACCCGCCTGGCCCAACTCGCCGTCAAATGGGATCGCGGCAATCGCAACACTCTCTAACCGGCTTCGGCCGGAAGAGAAATAGGGACAGGCAAATTATGTTGACGTGGTTGGGGTATTACGGCAGGGTGTTGCTTGCTTTAACGTCATGTGTCTCGTCCGCGTTCCCATTTAATGCATTTGAGGACTGTCATTATGCCGCGCCTTGCTCGTCTGGTTTGTGATGATCAACCGACCGTTTATCATGTCATGTCTCGTACGGCATTGGACGGTTTCCCCCTTGGCAATGCTGAGAAGGAATTCCTCCTGCAATGTATTACTCGATTTGCCGCCGTGTATTTTGCCGAAGTGCTTGGCTTTTGCATTATGGGAAATCATTTTCATTTACTTGTACGCATGATGCCAGCCGAAATGATGACCGATGATGACGTGGTACAGCGGTATCATCTTGTCTATGGGCCGGATGCTCCTGTGACGGCGGCGAGTCTGGAGCGATGCCGGAGGAAATGGGCGAGTCTTTCCGAGTTCATGCGTGAGGTAAAGCAAACGTTTTCAAGGTATTACAATAAACGGCATGATCGACGTGGATATTTTTGGGGGGAGCGCTTCAAAAGCGTTGTTGTTCAGGATGGTCGGACGTTGGTTCATTGTTTGGCGTATATTGATCTCAACCCCATCCGTGCCGGGTTGGTGCAACGACCTGAAGATTATCGATGGAGCTCCATCGGACATCATGCGCAGACTGGCAATGTTGACGGCTTGCTCAGCCTTGATTTTGGTTTGGCTGATTGGGATATTGAGGACATAAACGAACGCCTTGTTCTCTACCGTCGCTTTCTTTACGAAACCGGCGCACTTGATTCCGTTCATGGCAAATCTTTGGCTTCGCATATTGTTGAGCGGGCTCGATCCGAAGGATATGTGTATACTCGAGTTGATCGAATGCTCTTGCGAACGCGCTGGTTTACAGACAGTGGCGTTATCGGCAGCAAAGAGTTCGTGACGGCGTTACTTGGGAGGGTTTCCCACACGAAAGGCCGGAAACGTTTTCCTCGTAAAATTGACGGATTAGAATTTTACGCGATGAAACGATTGGTAGAAGAATTCTAATCCTCATCAAGATAGACTCGAATTGAGATCTTTTCCAGAATATTCTTCATTTACTTTTTCCTTTCGCTTGATGTTGTATCCCTTCCTCGTTTTGTAAGACGTATCGGTTTTTATTTTCCTGAAAATTGCTTCAGTTTTTCGCAGAATATCTATTCTAACTCCAAAGCGTTCTGCGCAGATGCATTTGCTTATCAAACGGGCATCTCCCTTTCCTCGAATACATAATTCGCCTGTCCCCTTAAAGTTGTCAGCATCAAACGCGAGATTTCTTTTGCGCTGAGATGCGATATGAGGGTAGAAACACGACAATTGGTATTGAAGTTCAACGCTCTTGAAGGATCGACCATGGAATTGATCGAACTGGGTAAAGCGCCCATTGCCGGAGATTCTCCTGTTGGTGAAGACATCCGTTACGACCCGACTTACGATGAATTGCAAACTGAAATCGGGAAGCTTTCCGATGCCACCTCAGGTGGTGTTATTGACTGGAAGCGCGTTATTGAAATGTCTACCGATATTTTATCAAATAAATCAAAAGATTTACTCGTTACTGTCTACTTGGCCGAAGCCCTTGTGCAAACCGAGAATTTTGACGGCATGATGACGGGTTCTACAATCTTACGTGATCTTGTCGTTACGTATTGGGATGGTATGTTTCCGGCCAAGAAGCGGAAGCGAGGGCGCATCAATGCCATAAGCTGGTGGCTTGACCATATGAATGCGTTCACGGAAAATTATCATGGCGACGAGCTTCCCCATGATACCGTGGCCACAATTACCGACAATGTGAACGCTTTGGACGAAGCGTTGAGTGCGGGATACGATGACATGCCGCCGCTACTCCCCTTGCTCAACCGGTTGGGGAATCTTCCTGTTTCGGCTCCGCCTCCGCCACCAGAGCCTGAGCCGGCTCCACAGGAGGCTGCAACCGAGGGGGCTGACTCGGCTCCCGCAGAGGCTTCGACTACCGCGACGCCATCAGCTCCGGCACGACCATCAACGCCTGCTCCTGCTGCCGCACCAGCGTCTGCACCTGCGGAATCGGCTGGTCCGATTGCGTCGGATAGCGATGCTGATCACGCTGCCGCCGAAGCGTTGGGACGTCTTGTCGATGTCGCGCAGTATTATCTTAACAAAATCCCAGCCTCGCCTTCCCCATACCGATTGATACGCCTGGCAGCTTGGATGCCGGTAAAGGGATTGCCGCCGGCCGAAGACGGGAAAACCATGCTTCCTCCACCAGAGGCGGCGGTTCTTTCTTCTATTAAAACGCTTTTGTCCTCCGGTAATTTTCAGGGTGCGCTCGAAGCGTCGGAGTCACGAATTACCCAATATCGTTTTTGGCTCGATTTGACCCGGTTGTCGGCGCAGGCGCTGGAAAACATGGGGCCGGTATTTGCCCCGGCGCTCAATGGGATCAAGATTGAAACCATGTTGTATGTTGAACGGCTGAAAGGAGTGGAGAATCTTAGCTTTAATGACGGAACCCCGTTTGCCGATGCCGATACGAAAGCCTGGTTGAAAACTTTGAGTCTGGCCAATGGAGATGCTGCAACCCCGTCCGGGGGGGATGACTTGGAACAGTCTGTGGCCGAAGGATTTAATGAGGCCAAAAAATTGTTGCGCAGCCAAAAGGGGCCGGAAGCGTTGGCTTTATTGCAAGCCAAACGTGCAGCCGGTGCATCGGGTCGAGAACGATTGTTGTGGACGATCAACGTTGCCCGGGCGTTGTTTCTGCTTGGGCAGAATAGTTTGGCTGGACCATTGCTCGATGAAATCGTTGAAGTCATTGATGCGCATGATTTGGAACGGTTTGATCCTGCTTTGGCTCTGCGTGGATTGTTGGCAGTTCATGAAGGTGTCAGTGCCGGTCAGGATGATGAGGCTAAAACAAAGACGGTATCGGTATTGATGCGCATTACGAAGATCGCACCAGCGGAAGCCATTAAGATTGGTTTCCCAACGTAAAATAAGGGTTTAATGCAAAAGAAAACTTTTTTCTCTGCAATGTTTCTCATAAATATCACAATGAAGCGTTGACAGAGCTCTCAAAAACGGATTTATATTCTGCTAGTATTGATAAAAAGTGGCATTTCTCCTGCGAATCGAAAACATGAGGTGAAGCATGGCCAAGGAAGCTTCCGTCGCCCCCAAAGAGCGAGTCAACATTACGTACAAACCCGACACCGGTGATGCCAAGGAAGAGGTGGAACTGCCTTTGAAGCTCCTGGTGTTGAGTGATTTCACACTGCGTCAAGATGATAGGACTGTTGAAGATCGGGAACCTATCGCTATCGATAAAGACAACTTTAACGATGTCCTGAAAGCGCAGAATCTTGACCTCAAACTTACAGTTCCCAACAAGATTTCTGAAGCCAAAACCGAAGATGGTCAGGAAGAAGAAATGGCCGTCGATTTGAAATTTGATTCCATAAATGACTTCAAGCCCGATGCCATTGTGCAGAAGGTTCCTGAATTGAAAAAGATGATGGAATTACGCGAAGCCCTGAAAGCCCTCAAGGCACCGCTTGGCAACGTCCCTGAGTTTCGAAAGAAGATTCAGGAACTTGTCTCGGATGAAAGCATGCGTGAAAAGCTTCTGAAAGAAATGGGTATCGAGGACAAGGAGTAGAATACGACCATGACCGACGAACAAGTCAAACAAGAGCAGCAAGCCCAACCTGCGGAAGCCACGGCCGGCAGCCTGTTGGACGATATTGTTCAGGCGACGAAGCTGAAGCCGACGGACGAGTATTATGATGTCACCAAAAAAGGCTTGCAGGCCTTTTTGGAAGAAATGACAAAACCGGACCGGAAAGCCGAACGTATTTCCGGTGCCGCCGTAGACGATATGATTGCCCAAATCGATAAGAAATTATCGTCGCAAGTCGATCAAATTTTGCACAATCGAGACTTCCAGAAGCTCGAATCTGCGTGGCGTTCTCTTAGATATCTCGTCGATCACACGGATTTTCGCCAGAATATCAAGATTGATATCATGAACGTTACCAAGCAGGACTTGCTTGATGACTTCGAAGATTCGCCGGAAGTTCCAAAGTCCGGTTTGTATCGACGGGTATACACGGCGGAATATGGCCAATTCGGCGGTCAACCTTACGGCGCCATGGTTGCGAACTTTGATTTCGGCCCCGGCCCGCAAGATATCAAATTGCTGCAATATGTCGCGAGCGTCGCAACGATGTCGCATGCTCCCTTCATCGCCGCGACCAGTAAAGAATTTTTCGGCATTGACGATTGGTCCAAACTGCCTGATCTCAAAGATCTGCATTCCATTTTCGAGATGCCGCAATATACGAAGTGGAACTCCTTCCGCGAATCCGAAGATGCACGAAACGTCAGCTTAACTTTACCGCG of the Desulfovibrio inopinatus DSM 10711 genome contains:
- a CDS encoding transposase — encoded protein: MPRLARLVCDDQPTVYHVMSRTALDGFPLGNAEKEFLLQCITRFAAVYFAEVLGFCIMGNHFHLLVRMMPAEMMTDDDVVQRYHLVYGPDAPVTAASLERCRRKWASLSEFMREVKQTFSRYYNKRHDRRGYFWGERFKSVVVQDGRTLVHCLAYIDLNPIRAGLVQRPEDYRWSSIGHHAQTGNVDGLLSLDFGLADWDIEDINERLVLYRRFLYETGALDSVHGKSLASHIVERARSEGYVYTRVDRMLLRTRWFTDSGVIGSKEFVTALLGRVSHTKGRKRFPRKIDGLEFYAMKRLVEEF
- the tssB gene encoding type VI secretion system contractile sheath small subunit, whose protein sequence is MAKEASVAPKERVNITYKPDTGDAKEEVELPLKLLVLSDFTLRQDDRTVEDREPIAIDKDNFNDVLKAQNLDLKLTVPNKISEAKTEDGQEEEMAVDLKFDSINDFKPDAIVQKVPELKKMMELREALKALKAPLGNVPEFRKKIQELVSDESMREKLLKEMGIEDKE
- a CDS encoding L,D-transpeptidase family protein yields the protein MKVQCIVFLFLAWLVVGPVVCHAGMNDLKLQDSETAGAMSTSRQCVVVTSSGWKRSRGRLMVFQRDTLTAPWRMVAGPYNVMLGLAGMGWGVGRHGVGRPEGLDGPEKREGDLRSPAGVFDLSFVFGETHRPGLAMPFVATHQDIVCVDDGASRMYNRFARASSADKDWRSSENMMRPDGQYRLGVFVEHNPSPAKPGIGSCIFLHVVSPSGRGTSGCTAMTQAQLEQVVERLDPALHPVLVQLPMAVYTTWQAVWANAPRLQ
- a CDS encoding hybrid sensor histidine kinase/response regulator: MSGVDRAKLIKELAESGSSIHDNDLVARLLNALTDKVFLLDRHMRVVWMNDVARQAAVIDIDKEISSWPCHEVFFHRGEPCPFCPIRDLKPEKEPLVFSMCDASGVGWDIAAIHAPQGTFVSAGRNDGSFGMDGQAPADSPKTDPDAVRARTHRQLTRLRETLRREKDTLLAALENLPVLAVVLGRDNLLLFANSAFTAITGYTLEDVPDLDTWLIKAYPDPTYRTFVQYVWQGDRSQGKSRRRFTIHRKDGEARSIDFHIMYLADGRSIVSGNDVTDALLAEEALKESETRLRLALEATSDGVFDFYLTTGAMYTSPGWVERLGYAASQEQDQIEFWKSLIHPEDMHRVQKLFAAHASGETAFFRCEMRLKTREGGWRWTLSRGRVMEWDEGRPTRLVGSHMDIEEYKRTEAALRESEKKYRELFEHISGGIFQSTPEGRFLNANPAMARILGYDSVEDILQVDDLARVIYDDLLDREALMHILEDYSRVQGYEVRAVRKDGRHIWLSLTANAVRDESGRFVRVEGIAEDVTARRRAEDERMLLVAAVEQSAEGVVITNSIWQVEYANPAFGEIIGVHPKDIIGRNVFALSNATPDPSMEEAIQSEIELHAEWSGLVRGKRDAPFVVETVIAPVRDDFGRVTSYIILARDVTYEDRLEDRLRQSQKLEAIGTLAGGIAHDFNNILTPIILNTEIALFDIDEDAPIRGPLEDVIRAGEQARDLIKQILTFSRQGEEARHPLFLAPVIKETLKLIRASLPPSVEIEQDLDDAGYQVLAGPAQIHQIVMNLCTNATHAMGLRGGRLSLRLQHRDIVNPKTQARSPEVRPGSYLCLDVTDSGHGMNSDIVDRVFEPFFTTKKPGEGTGMGLATVHGIVKSLGGAVWIESELDQGTTVHIYFPAISATNERHDPKPIDPLPRGREHILIVDDRGHSLASCSTTLERLGYTVSAVKNPVRAAAMVQAEPDAFDLLVTDHLMPEMNGFELAKKVLSIRPDLPIIVLTGFTGRFLKADVIEQGLTDVVYKPVAASPLAKAVRAALDRSRRHVTGKGRVHGHYDTLFDGK
- a CDS encoding Lon protease family protein, yielding MTRSLPSPLSPEQLRAACALDSLPVAEGSVEITGQPLAALHPRAATALKTALTIDSPEYNIYLAGDPHLGRTRFLKEFFEPVAKAAPTPPDFVYVYNFDDPDKPKIISLDPGQGKALKAELAEVIDNLREEIPMRFEQESHVAKQNMLAKTHQTIREDLHAEMEDLAREEGFSMDFEESGTVTLYPVIEGKAVGGEDFERLPSEMKKSLRAKIENMMDQFSDIMRRVNKEDRGYREQEKRLERDTADQVLSEFLDPLIERHGHVKDAAEYFEGLREDILDNLDAFLPRGESAAQSFDQAQAGDDVLDRYEINVFVDNSQTTGAPVIIEGNPAYFNLMGSIERESEMGALFTSYRLIKAGSLHKAHGGYLIIKIDDLLRHQGSAWEALLRALRLGRSPVEDPAESGEQTRTKTIEPEAMPAKVRVILVGTDEEYEYLLYGEERFRKLFKIKAHMQNDVDRTSENIGHILAVINGILSSDKLLPFSRKGQAALIEHLSSMADDQEKLSLHFPLLRELLIEASAIAAGQQKAAVDDVDVETARRAALFRNDLFQEEFLSEYDREMIKVSTTGQAIGRVNGLAVRMFGDHAFGLPHQIACTVGVGHGGILDLEREAELGGPIHTKAMMILKSYLISLFARDKPLVLTGALCFEQSYVEVEGDSASGAELAALLSALAERPIHLGFAFTGAVSQSGAILAVGGVNQKIEGFFAVCKRRGLTGSQGVLIPKDNVVNLMLHPDVIDAVKAGQFHIYPVENIEQAMELLTGLPAGLDPHRPGLFALDSLYALVDERLTRLAQLAVKWDRGNRNTL
- the tssA gene encoding type VI secretion system protein TssA; the protein is MRVETRQLVLKFNALEGSTMELIELGKAPIAGDSPVGEDIRYDPTYDELQTEIGKLSDATSGGVIDWKRVIEMSTDILSNKSKDLLVTVYLAEALVQTENFDGMMTGSTILRDLVVTYWDGMFPAKKRKRGRINAISWWLDHMNAFTENYHGDELPHDTVATITDNVNALDEALSAGYDDMPPLLPLLNRLGNLPVSAPPPPPEPEPAPQEAATEGADSAPAEASTTATPSAPARPSTPAPAAAPASAPAESAGPIASDSDADHAAAEALGRLVDVAQYYLNKIPASPSPYRLIRLAAWMPVKGLPPAEDGKTMLPPPEAAVLSSIKTLLSSGNFQGALEASESRITQYRFWLDLTRLSAQALENMGPVFAPALNGIKIETMLYVERLKGVENLSFNDGTPFADADTKAWLKTLSLANGDAATPSGGDDLEQSVAEGFNEAKKLLRSQKGPEALALLQAKRAAGASGRERLLWTINVARALFLLGQNSLAGPLLDEIVEVIDAHDLERFDPALALRGLLAVHEGVSAGQDDEAKTKTVSVLMRITKIAPAEAIKIGFPT